The window AAATACAGATAATCCGACAACaggaaaacaaatacaagcaTACAAAACGCAGATGCTTATCCATCTGACCAAACTAAAGTGCGAGAGTTACAAAGGGAAGAAGGAAACTTCGAAAACCATATGCTGCACAGATGCAGTCTTCAGTGCACAAAAATTTCATTAATAGGCGGCTGGAGTGCCAGCATTCCAGGGATCTTGCACTTTAAAAATCCTACCTCTTGCCTCTAAAACCATTgccaacaaataaataaaaataagcatGTGTCAAAAAGGCATATCTGTTACTATCATGTTTTCCTCCTACTTTCTCCGATGCTTATCTCTTCTGACTTTAACAAATTTTCGACCAGACTTATCTCCACCTCCAGTTCCCCAAGAGAAGCTACTTCCAGCGGTGAAATCTAAATTTGGAGCTGGTTGGAATGGAGATGGAGCAAAATTATTTTGCTGGCTTCCAAATTGAAAGGTTTGCTGTCCACCAGGAGCAGCTGGAGAACCATAAATAAAATTTGGTGAAGGCATGTTGGTTGGTTGCCCAAGTGTCCCCAGCGAAGCAGACGGCTGGACAGGGTCATCGGCCATGCTATCCTCAACACTCATCTGATCATTTCCAGGTGACGAATTCAAGGCAACTAATTGATTTGGTGTTCCAAACAAAGATGGTGCAGGAGAGGCAGAAAGGGATGATGTGCTTCCAGTTGAACCAAATGAAAATGCTGGCATCgaagatgcaacaaatggaaaaggTGAGCTCCCTGAAGGAGTCGATCCAAACGAAAACCCTGTAGATGGCGAAGATGATGTAGAATTAAACGTAGAGACAGAGACTGATGATTGGGATGCTTGAGTGTTTACGCCAAATGAAAATCCTGTAACTGGTGAAGATGATGTGGAATCAAAAGTAGGGATAGAGCCTGATGATTGGGATGCCTGGGTATTTGAACCAAATGAAAACCCTGCAATCGGTGAAGATGATATGGAACCAAAAGTAGGGACAGATACTGATGATTGGGATTCCTGGGTACTTGAGCCAAATGATGTAGTGCTTGCACCAAAGTTGATCGAAAAAGTAGTACCAGGCAAAAAAGCAGCATTGCTTGAGCCAAAAGGTGCAGTTGAGACAAGGGAGTTGCTGCTGCCAGAACTTTGAGATGAAGCATTAGCACTAGAAAGCGAAAAACCAGAACTTGAAACAACTGTACTAGAACTACCAGATTCTGAAGATTTTCCAGTAAAGATAGGGGAAACACTGCTTAAACCAAAAGGAGCAGTTGATATTAAGGAGCTGCTGCTTCCAGCACTTTGAGATGAAATGGTAGACCTGGAAAGGGAAAAGCCAGAACTTGAACCAAAATTTAATGTTGACATAGTGGTAGTAGAACTGCTAGAGTTTGAAGATGATCCAGTAAAAGTAGGGAATGTGAGACCAGAACTTGCACCAAGAGGTTTAGTAGCAGCACTTGATAAACCAAATAAAGGGGCAGCAGAAGTTGATGCCTGAATGGCATCAACAGATGTGCTCAACAAAGGTTTTGACACAGCAGAACTATTCGCTACTGGCTGACTAGAAAAACTTGATCCAGCTGAAGCCCCAAAAGAAATGCTCTGAGAACTGCTGATAGAAAATAATGAACTAGCACCGCTAGGCTGTGATGGTACACCAAATTTTAAAAGTCCATTTAAAGAAGTTGAATCTGACGATAAAGCCGATGGAGGAGAAGGGCTACTGCTCATGCTTGTAAATACTGACAATGGAGGGACGGAAGAAGTGCTAACAGTGCTTGACAAAGAAACAGAGGTGCTTGGAGTGGTAGAGTTGCTCGAAGTGAAAATGGATGGCTTCATAGGCTCATTTGTCAAAGAAGCAGTATCATTACTTAGTTTGGAAGTTGAAGAAATGCCAAAACTAGTTGTTAAGCTCCAGTTAGGTGAAGTTGACAAGCTTGACGGAGCAGCATTTCCTAATGCATTGAATATATCTCCACCCTTCAATGTTTTACCAACTTTATCAAAATCTGAAAATATGCCTTTTCTGTTATGATCCCTGTAGTACAAACCAAACACAGATGAGAAATTTATAGTGTGCACATAGCAATACATGAGAAGCACATATGTAATACTGTTGAATGCTATAAAAGAAAGATGCACAAATTTTCAATATATGTGAGATTCCAATCAGCCAAAACTGGTTCAATATCGTCggatgcattttttttttaataatccagATATCCAACTCTTCGAACGGACTAATTCTAGAGGGATCAACCCGGCCCACGGAAGTTTCCTACCGGTCACAAGGTAAATCCGGAAATGCAAACAGCTCATCGCTCCGCAGCCAACATTCCAGGGTTGTCTTCCTACTAGAGGAAATTAATTCAGCAATGCACCACAACTAGGAATTGACCCGTGGATGCTTGGTTAACTATGAAAGGATTTTACCATTGCATTATAGCCCGGGGGTAAGTGGGATGCATCTTCTTGAATGTAGTAAAAGTTGTTGCATCGTTTTTTTTCTCTAAGTGTGCATATTGAACGGTGTCAACTACATTTTAAAGCTTTTAGTATTTAAATGGAATTACACTGAATGATGAAGCGTGTTCCCATCATTTgccaaaaatataaaattaatcaaaaactactaaaaaaaactaaaaatttacTATTGTTTGCTCTAAACATAAAACCAatcataaaccataaagaacTAAAAACAAGATATAAAAAGCTCCTTTGGAAATGCAAAAGAATGTTTAAACCAAGATCAACAGAATAATACAAATAGCCAAGTAGCTAAGGAAattacaaacaaacaaacaaaaaggaACAGATACTACAATTAGGGCAAATTACACTTAAAAGATAAGTCACCCataatttgttattttttttatacaaaaacGTAAAACATATAAAACCAATATGATGAAACTTTCCACCCATCTTACTAACTGTTTGGCTTAGTATGCTTAAAATTTTGACACATCTGAAAACTCAAGAGGATAAAACAGAAGCTCCATCAGCATAAAGCTCTTAAAGAACTCCAGAAAAAGACAAACAAATTAAGCAGAGCGAATGAAAACTTTGAATATCAGACTAAGGCTTCCGTgacataaagtaaaaaaaaaactcataaacAATGACTATAACATATCAAGGAAATCAAGAATAAAGGAAAAACCTAATGCATCatgaaaaaatatctaaattgaTTAAcaactaaatttatcaaaatattattttgattgatagTATTCCTTGATAGAACACTTAATCAACTTTCCAACTATGACTAAGACTATGAATGATCAAGTGGAAAAGTGAAGTAAATTATCAATTCTTGTCTAACCTTGCAAGAAAATTTGGGCCATCAGAACCAGCTGTCATTGAAGGAGATCCAGCTGAATATACCATCAACCCATCTTTTAGAATAGGAGATGAGGCTTTCTCTTTTAGAGGTGTAGGTTGGAAAGGAGGCATGGCTGAAGTCGGAATTGTCGAAGGCATTGATGAAGAACCAGGCAGAGGTAACACAGGAAAATCTAATCCATTTAAGTCACCATTACCAGACACATTAGGGACCTTCATGGCATTTGCATCCAACATTGATGTAGATACAAGAACACCATTAGAGGAAGAAATTTTAGAAGCCTCCAACCTAGTTTCTGCAATTTGCGTGATCTGGATGTCTGGCAACAGCTCAGATTTACCATTTGCACTTGCAGAAGAATCCTTTATCGAATCACTTTCATCGTCCAATTCATCAAGGTCCTTACATGAAAAAAGACACCATAAATTAACTCATCATCCAAAATGGTCACTCCAAAACATTTATATAAGGTATGTGGAAATTCTAAAATATAAACAGTTGCTTACCTCAGGAACACTCATCTGGAAGGCAGGTTTTCTTGTAGTAGGGATAGTAGCAACATCTGAAACAGTAAAATGTGTAGCTGATACACTAGGCTTGACCTCTGTAACAGCTCTTTCAAATTTTGGAGGATCAGAGGCTGCAGATCCAGTTTCTTCAGCCATATATTGCTTCTCAGAAATAGGATTTCTTTGATGAAGGCCATCTTTGGGAGATTCAGAACTACCATTTTCTTGCACATTCACAAACTTAGTCATTTCAATTTTCTCCATACTTTTGAGGGCCGGGCTACTCAGAATGTCGTGAGTTAGCATAAGAGGTGATTCATCCATGCCAATTTTCAAATTAGATGATTTCACTTTTGGAGCAGGAGCTAATTTATCAAGTTGCTCAAGTATCTTCCTAGCCATTTCACTGGATTGAGGAGGAATTGGAACAATGGGAGACATGATACTTTCAACATTATGTGGGTCCTTATCATTCTTCTTTTGCTCACTCCAGTGCAGAAGCTTTTGGCTTGAAGGTACAGAAGATGGATCAACATAAGTTGAGGAAGAAGGAAAATGTCGCATTGATGAGAATGAGCTTCTTGGTGGAGATGTTATATTAGACTTGTGGCGAATCCGACGAATGGGGCTAACGGGTCCAATTCCATCGTCCAAAACTGAGCTCCCTCGTTTCAGCATCTTCTACATAATACCACAAATGAGCttgcaaattaaataaaaaaaaaaaaaacaaataaacggATATCTGCAGTAAAGGCATCTATATTTCTTTTCCTCTTGTGGAGATCAGCAGTTAAAGGCATGACATTTGAGAAGCGAGTCATGCTAGAAAAATGGCTGCCAAAAACAGTGATCTCTCCCAGTTGGTCTAGGTTGAAACTCTTTTCGCTTCTCACCTTTCATTCAAATCATCTATCACATATTAATTATACCTACCCCATGTTTATTCTTGGCTGTTTCCTTTGACCAGGCCTAGTACAATAATGCCTCTCTTATCTTCTAATTTTTGCTCTCTCCCTTCTCTTGATGTTGTTTCCTTCTCTTTATATTCACTTTGTTGTTCTGAAGTTCTTTAAAAAGACACTACCAGTTTGTCACACTAATAATTAGAAATTTTGACCACATTGCACTCTACTATTCCATATCATTTGGTAGACAGTAATTATTGTACAGACaacaaatattaaataaattccTCAAATAATCTAAATTACTTTTAAAGATGATAACTGGTATTACAGATTTATTATGATGATTTTATATGATTTCAGACATGAAACATGATGCACTAAATGTATTATGAAGGAAACCACATTAAACCTGTATGCTACCAAAACCATGAATCTTCCACAGGTTGTTTGATCATTTAGATTTTAATCATATCTATTTTCTTTGCTGAACTCCACCCAGACAAATTACCCTATCATAGGCGGTCCCAAGCCCGAAtaaaggagggttgcgttaggttgcaaGTTAACgttaaactatgacaaatattcattaAACTATTATACTAATGCTAGATTGTTCCTCGGAAGTAACGCGTTGCAGGGTCTaattgtaacgtctcagcaagaactactacatctccagaactaaagtgtagtgttaaatatgcaagagttcgcattATAGGGTCCGTTCATGAGAACTTGGATGTAGTATTAAATAGGtaaaagttctcacaccataagttagataagaaaaaatataatagaaaaactaataatcGAAAATTTAGAACATGAAAAATAAGAGCCCTCACtgataaatcaatggaggtagtagatacgatgattaggagaaaaaataatattttgtgtgtacaaaagacaaaatgggtaggcgagaaggcaaagatgatagagaactcaaaTTTTAAGTTTTGGTACACAAGAAAGACtaaaacaagaaatgaaatagGTATTTTTTAGATTGTTCATTAAACGATAAAGTTGTACGAGTAATTAGaaaggagatagaattatagcTCTGAAGGTATTAGTagcaaaagaaactatgaacataattagcatatacACACCTCAAGTAGGATTAGGAAAAGATATttaatcaaggttttgggatgatctagatgaagtattacaaaatatttcgcCAAATGAAATGACTTTAACAGGCAACGATCTAAATAGTCATGTCAAAGTGAAAAATAATGAATATGAGAGGGtggaaggaaaaactatattggaTTTTCCAATAGCAAATAACCTTAtactagctaatacgttttttaataaaagagaaaaacaCTTGGTCGTTCAAAATtaggaataataaatcacaaattgactttcttatgattaggaagaaagatagaaagacttgtaaagattgcaaggtcatcccTGGACAAAACTTAACTACcaaacataggttagtagtgctggatatacgcctcaatcatagtatcaataaaagaaaaatatacacaaCTTCTAGAATTAAGAGGTGAAAGTTAAAAGATagaaagcaaaatatatttaaggagaaggt is drawn from Zingiber officinale cultivar Zhangliang chromosome 1B, Zo_v1.1, whole genome shotgun sequence and contains these coding sequences:
- the LOC121978629 gene encoding nuclear pore complex protein NUP1-like isoform X3, translating into MAEYEGSGGGIGGKIRRRYFRRTTPYDRPATAARPIRELQAAESRNGWLSKLVDPASRAIAWSASILFPSVFQGRLEAPLPATSEAKQGSEKEVLEEYHADGTHSSCTDGELDQLLIKKTYTRSEYDRIAQILRLRVTETSKPVENNDMGEVPDKVDNQKQCPISPTVQPTSSYVKNNKAVASAEEAKNTCNLHGNDASQASLLSVSKEEVGSPTKIAKGYMSLRPSELYPTALSMQTQNFMMDRTFPSGPSHAKQSFDKSMALRSLVQHSQPLEFTNSELHGRSTFNKMSHSPYFKPHSVANTEVSNPYEITPQNHTRLKLHGRSAIYKMARSPYLKPHSVANPRKMLKRGSSVLDDGIGPVSPIRRIRHKSNITSPPRSSFSSMRHFPSSSTYVDPSSVPSSQKLLHWSEQKKNDKDPHNVESIMSPIVPIPPQSSEMARKILEQLDKLAPAPKVKSSNLKIGMDESPLMLTHDILSSPALKSMEKIEMTKFVNVQENGSSESPKDGLHQRNPISEKQYMAEETGSAASDPPKFERAVTEVKPSVSATHFTVSDVATIPTTRKPAFQMSVPEDLDELDDESDSIKDSSASANGKSELLPDIQITQIAETRLEASKISSSNGVLVSTSMLDANAMKVPNVSGNGDLNGLDFPVLPLPGSSSMPSTIPTSAMPPFQPTPLKEKASSPILKDGLMVYSAGSPSMTAGSDGPNFLARDHNRKGIFSDFDKVGKTLKGGDIFNALGNAAPSSLSTSPNWSLTTSFGISSTSKLSNDTASLTNEPMKPSIFTSSNSTTPSTSVSLSSTVSTSSVPPLSVFTSMSSSPSPPSALSSDSTSLNGLLKFGVPSQPSGASSLFSISSSQSISFGASAGSSFSSQPVANSSAVSKPLLSTSVDAIQASTSAAPLFGLSSAATKPLGASSGLTFPTFTGSSSNSSSSTTTMSTLNFGSSSGFSLSRSTISSQSAGSSSSLISTAPFGLSSVSPIFTGKSSESGSSSTVVSSSGFSLSSANASSQSSGSSNSLVSTAPFGSSNAAFLPGTTFSINFGASTTSFGSSTQESQSSVSVPTFGSISSSPIAGFSFGSNTQASQSSGSIPTFDSTSSSPVTGFSFGVNTQASQSSVSVSTFNSTSSSPSTGFSFGSTPSGSSPFPFVASSMPAFSFGSTGSTSSLSASPAPSLFGTPNQLVALNSSPGNDQMSVEDSMADDPVQPSASLGTLGQPTNMPSPNFIYGSPAAPGGQQTFQFGSQQNNFAPSPFQPAPNLDFTAGSSFSWGTGGGDKSGRKFVKVRRDKHRRK
- the LOC121978629 gene encoding nuclear pore complex protein NUP1-like isoform X1, translating into MAEYEGSGGGIGGKIRRRYFRRTTPYDRPATAARPIRELQAAESRNGWLSKLVDPASRAIAWSASILFPSVFQGRLEAPLPATSEAKQGSEKEVLEEYHANLLPARQEQFPSHGKNPFNYLNTGNAQDGTHSSCTDGELDQLLIKKTYTRSEYDRIAQILRLRVTETSKPVENNDMGEVPDKVDNQKQCPISPTVQPTSSYVKNNKAVASAEEAKNTCNLHGNDASQASLLSVSKEEVGSPTKIAKGYMSLRPSELYPTALSMQTQNFMMDRTFPSGPSHAKQSFDKSMALRSLVQHSQPLEFTNSELHGRSTFNKMSHSPYFKPHSVANTEVSNPYEITPQNHTRLKLHGRSAIYKMARSPYLKPHSVANPRKMLKRGSSVLDDGIGPVSPIRRIRHKSNITSPPRSSFSSMRHFPSSSTYVDPSSVPSSQKLLHWSEQKKNDKDPHNVESIMSPIVPIPPQSSEMARKILEQLDKLAPAPKVKSSNLKIGMDESPLMLTHDILSSPALKSMEKIEMTKFVNVQENGSSESPKDGLHQRNPISEKQYMAEETGSAASDPPKFERAVTEVKPSVSATHFTVSDVATIPTTRKPAFQMSVPEDLDELDDESDSIKDSSASANGKSELLPDIQITQIAETRLEASKISSSNGVLVSTSMLDANAMKVPNVSGNGDLNGLDFPVLPLPGSSSMPSTIPTSAMPPFQPTPLKEKASSPILKDGLMVYSAGSPSMTAGSDGPNFLARDHNRKGIFSDFDKVGKTLKGGDIFNALGNAAPSSLSTSPNWSLTTSFGISSTSKLSNDTASLTNEPMKPSIFTSSNSTTPSTSVSLSSTVSTSSVPPLSVFTSMSSSPSPPSALSSDSTSLNGLLKFGVPSQPSGASSLFSISSSQSISFGASAGSSFSSQPVANSSAVSKPLLSTSVDAIQASTSAAPLFGLSSAATKPLGASSGLTFPTFTGSSSNSSSSTTTMSTLNFGSSSGFSLSRSTISSQSAGSSSSLISTAPFGLSSVSPIFTGKSSESGSSSTVVSSSGFSLSSANASSQSSGSSNSLVSTAPFGSSNAAFLPGTTFSINFGASTTSFGSSTQESQSSVSVPTFGSISSSPIAGFSFGSNTQASQSSGSIPTFDSTSSSPVTGFSFGVNTQASQSSVSVSTFNSTSSSPSTGFSFGSTPSGSSPFPFVASSMPAFSFGSTGSTSSLSASPAPSLFGTPNQLVALNSSPGNDQMSVEDSMADDPVQPSASLGTLGQPTNMPSPNFIYGSPAAPGGQQTFQFGSQQNNFAPSPFQPAPNLDFTAGSSFSWGTGGGDKSGRKFVKVRRDKHRRK
- the LOC121978629 gene encoding nuclear pore complex protein NUP1-like isoform X2, whose protein sequence is MAEYEGSGGGIGGKIRRRYFRRTTPYDRPATAARPIRELQAAESRNGWLSKLVDPASRAIAWSASILFPSVFQGRLEAPLPATSEAKQGSEKEVLEEYHANLLPARQEQFPSHGKNPFNYLNTGNAQDGTHSSCTDGELDQLLIKKTYTRSEYDRIAQILRLRVTETSKPVENNDMGEVPDKVDNQKQCPISPTVQPTSSYVKNNKAVASAEEAKNTCNLHGNDASQASLLSVSKEEVGSPTKIAKGYMSLRPSELYPTALSMQTQNFMMDRTFPSGPSHAKQSFDKSMALRSLVQHSQPLEFTNSELHGRSTFNKMSHSPYFKPHSVANTEVSNPYEITPQNHTRLKLHGRSAIYKMARSPYLKPHSVANPRMLKRGSSVLDDGIGPVSPIRRIRHKSNITSPPRSSFSSMRHFPSSSTYVDPSSVPSSQKLLHWSEQKKNDKDPHNVESIMSPIVPIPPQSSEMARKILEQLDKLAPAPKVKSSNLKIGMDESPLMLTHDILSSPALKSMEKIEMTKFVNVQENGSSESPKDGLHQRNPISEKQYMAEETGSAASDPPKFERAVTEVKPSVSATHFTVSDVATIPTTRKPAFQMSVPEDLDELDDESDSIKDSSASANGKSELLPDIQITQIAETRLEASKISSSNGVLVSTSMLDANAMKVPNVSGNGDLNGLDFPVLPLPGSSSMPSTIPTSAMPPFQPTPLKEKASSPILKDGLMVYSAGSPSMTAGSDGPNFLARDHNRKGIFSDFDKVGKTLKGGDIFNALGNAAPSSLSTSPNWSLTTSFGISSTSKLSNDTASLTNEPMKPSIFTSSNSTTPSTSVSLSSTVSTSSVPPLSVFTSMSSSPSPPSALSSDSTSLNGLLKFGVPSQPSGASSLFSISSSQSISFGASAGSSFSSQPVANSSAVSKPLLSTSVDAIQASTSAAPLFGLSSAATKPLGASSGLTFPTFTGSSSNSSSSTTTMSTLNFGSSSGFSLSRSTISSQSAGSSSSLISTAPFGLSSVSPIFTGKSSESGSSSTVVSSSGFSLSSANASSQSSGSSNSLVSTAPFGSSNAAFLPGTTFSINFGASTTSFGSSTQESQSSVSVPTFGSISSSPIAGFSFGSNTQASQSSGSIPTFDSTSSSPVTGFSFGVNTQASQSSVSVSTFNSTSSSPSTGFSFGSTPSGSSPFPFVASSMPAFSFGSTGSTSSLSASPAPSLFGTPNQLVALNSSPGNDQMSVEDSMADDPVQPSASLGTLGQPTNMPSPNFIYGSPAAPGGQQTFQFGSQQNNFAPSPFQPAPNLDFTAGSSFSWGTGGGDKSGRKFVKVRRDKHRRK